One Mustela nigripes isolate SB6536 chromosome 5, MUSNIG.SB6536, whole genome shotgun sequence DNA segment encodes these proteins:
- the LOC132017716 gene encoding histone H2B type 1-K has protein sequence MPEPAKSAPAPKKGSKKAVTKAQKKDGKKRKRSRKESYSVYVYKVLKQVHPDTGISSKAMGIMNSFVNDIFERIAGEASRLAHYNKRSTITSREIQTAVRLLLPGELAKHAVSEGTKAVTKYTSAK, from the coding sequence ATGCCTGAACCCGCCAAGTCGGCGCCGGCCCCGAAGAAGGGCTCCAAGAAGGCGGTGACCAAGGCGCAGAAGAAGGACGGCAAGAAGCGCAAGCGCAGCCGCAAGGAGAGCTACTCGGTGTACGTGTACAAGGTGCTGAAGCAGGTGCACCCCGACACCGGCATCTCGTCCAAGGCCATGGGCATCATGAACTCGTTCGTCAACGACATCTTCGAGCGCATCGCGGGCGAGGCGTCCCGCCTGGCGCACTACAACAAGCGCTCGACCATCACGTCCAGGGAGATCCAGACGGCCGTGCGCCTGCTGCTGCCCGGGGAGCTGGCCAAGCACGCCGTGTCCGAGGGCACCAAGGCCGTCACCAAGTACACCAGCGCCAAGTGA